A single region of the Drosophila miranda strain MSH22 chromosome 2, D.miranda_PacBio2.1, whole genome shotgun sequence genome encodes:
- the LOC108156029 gene encoding protein no-on-transient A, with amino-acid sequence MANRYFDSGKNPRDHEYDREFNRDYNRDNDRGGNARGNYRGNNRDNNRGGRDNRDNNQDDRNRQDRGGCRDSRDFRNNDRDRDRDRNGDRDRNRDRNSQKPLPTEPPFSAYVGNLPQGLVQGDVMKIFSDFQVKNVRLIKDRETDEFKGYGYVEFETVEQLERAIACNGRIKLDNLSAPLRIDIADHRRHTAEGGLGRGGGGGGGGGGGGGGGGGGGPGHGQSGSRNYYQRRNYRRDDSVGSHQIVRPIAATNGPGQQPFSHSSPTQSSISLRNSQRVGDNSNTSNTSNTSNTSNNNRSSGYGREGGNRYQREDNRQRSRNNSIGFLEPRQSASSIQSRNRNFNRWRNNGNNEGGGGGGGGGRSPDRQRYNSCSNAFGSSNVNGNGNYTNFSQNRNRDRRGHYNPNGGGNGSLRGNSPGSTSVRSANRIDDDNRPKLLLKPRTVTDPINALANTEQASKIFGKAKPRPNQTTSTCSPRQEPNGAPSSD; translated from the exons ATGGCCAATCGATACTTCGACAGTGGCAAAAACCCCCGGGACCACGAGTACGACAGAGAGTTCAACCGCGACTACAACCGCGACAACGATCGTGGCGGCAATGCTCGTGGCAATTATCGTGGGAATAATCGAGACAACAATCGCGGAGGTCGCGACAATCGGGACAACAATCAAGACGACCGGAACCGACAGGACCGAGGCGGTTGTCGCGACTCTCGTGACTTCCGCAATAACGACCGCGACCGTGATCGTGACCGTAATGGTGATCGTGATCGCAACCGTGATCGCAACAGCCAGAAGCCGCTGCCCACAGAGCCGCCGTTCAGCGCCTACGTGGGCAACCTGCCCCAGGGCCTCGTCCAGGGCGATGTGATGAAGATATTCTCGGACTTTCAGGTGAAGAACGTGCGCCTGATCAAGGACCGCGAGACGGACGAGTTTAAGGGCTACGGCTACGTGGAGTTCGAGACGGTGGAGCAGCTGGAGCGCGCCATCGCCTGCAACGGCCGCATCAAGCTGGACAACTTATCCGCTCCGCTGCGCATCGACATAGCCGACCATCGCCGCCACACGGCCGAAGGAGGCTTGGGAcgcggaggaggaggcggaggcggaggaggcggaggcggaggaggcggaggcggaggaggaCCAGGACATGGCCAGTCGGGGAGCCGCAACTACTACCAGCGGCGCAACTATCGGCGCGACGACAGCGTCGGCTCCCACCAGATCGTGCGCCCCATCGCAGCCACCAACGGCCCTGGGCAGCAGCCCTTCTCCCACAGCAGCCCCACCCAGAGCTCCATATCGCTGCGAAATTCTCAACGGGTCGGAGACAACAGCAACACTAGCAACACcagcaacaccagcaacaccagcaacaacaaccgcTCCAGTGGCTACGGTCGGGAGGGGGGGAACCGCTACCAGAGGGAGGACAATCGGCAGCGCAGTCGCAACAACAGCATCGGCTTCCTCGAGCCCCGACAGTCCGCGAGCAGCATCCAGTCGCGCAACCGCAACTTCAATCG TTGGAGAAACAACGGCAACAACGAAggaggtggcggtggcggcggcggaggaCGCTCGCCGGATCGTCAGCGGTACAACAGCTGCAGCAACGCCTTCGGCAGCAGCAACGTCAATGGAAACGGAAACTATACTAATTTTTCCCAGAATCGCAATCGCGACCGTCGGGGCCACTACAACCCAAACGGCGGAGGCAACGGCAGCCTCCGCGGCAACAGCCCGGGCTCCACGTCCGTCCGCTCCGCCAACCGCATTGACGACGACAACCGCCCGAAGCTGCTGTTGAAGCCCCGCACTGTGACGGACCCCATCAACGCCCTGGCCAACACCGAGCAGGCCTCGAAGATCTTTGGCAAGGCCAAGCCGCGTCCCAACCAGACCACGTCCACATGCTCGCCCCGCCAGGAGCCGAATGGCGCCCCCAGCAGCGACTAA